One window from the genome of Prosthecobacter vanneervenii encodes:
- a CDS encoding heparin lyase I family protein produces MRFKRVLITLGGLAFTVFAGLLAVRLDWFEEQPVRGESAFVFRDGFENAATFLELYPKDLSRWHGRQLVPANNSISLTMEKAHSGKQSIQCFATVKRNDITSKSDVEREQLPFTKGDHVWSEAWFWLKRGPSFEHVFLWDLETSHKWQSPGRRVYLQKGGVIASDLGKWFSARTFRQPHDCAISFPTDRWVRLRVHMFLSENFDGIMEIWQDDTKVIDARGQTLPTAKVVYDRLEVGITANGSTEHEHMLYVDDVTISNQRFW; encoded by the coding sequence ATGAGATTCAAACGTGTGCTGATCACTCTTGGGGGGCTTGCGTTCACGGTGTTCGCAGGACTGCTGGCGGTGCGGCTGGACTGGTTCGAGGAGCAGCCTGTGCGTGGTGAGAGCGCCTTTGTCTTCCGAGATGGTTTTGAAAACGCAGCCACGTTTCTCGAACTTTACCCGAAGGATCTCTCGCGCTGGCATGGGCGGCAGCTCGTGCCAGCGAATAACAGCATCAGTCTCACCATGGAGAAGGCCCATTCGGGAAAACAGTCCATCCAATGCTTTGCCACGGTGAAGCGAAATGACATCACTTCAAAGTCTGACGTTGAACGCGAGCAGTTGCCTTTCACCAAAGGTGATCACGTTTGGTCGGAGGCCTGGTTCTGGCTCAAAAGAGGGCCGAGTTTTGAGCACGTTTTTCTCTGGGACCTTGAGACGAGTCACAAATGGCAGTCGCCAGGGCGCCGGGTGTATTTGCAAAAGGGCGGCGTCATCGCCTCTGATCTGGGCAAGTGGTTCTCCGCGCGCACCTTTCGCCAGCCGCATGATTGCGCCATATCGTTTCCCACGGACCGCTGGGTTCGGCTGCGAGTGCACATGTTTCTGTCAGAGAATTTCGACGGCATCATGGAGATCTGGCAGGACGACACCAAGGTGATCGATGCCCGCGGACAAACGCTTCCCACCGCAAAAGTAGTCTATGACCGCCTCGAAGTTGGCATCACCGCAAACGGCAGCACCGAGCATGAGCACATGCTGTATGTGGACGACGTGACCATTTCCAACCAGAGGTTTTGGTGA
- a CDS encoding LamG-like jellyroll fold domain-containing protein produces MKAELMAAYLSGSITPPQMQQLNAMLLADAEARREFAELLNVDSALAALAADWTSTPKAAQPKPARWLTSSPRWITAAAACIAMLLGAWYWQHAHTIYATVSKAAGVQELTDGAALRGETHDIRAGSVSLITARGARIVIEAPAEFRFESAQRLHMKRGRLAADVPPTAKGFTVITPSGDAVDLGTRFGVDVPTSGAAEVHVFQGEVIAKASGAHDKQSLRGGDAVTFAAGASTARELRSAAFIQPDEMPGLTAGLAAGQRAQAEGALAALRKDPALIALLDFESAEELPGVYRKVQGRWPGSHAPEFVNVGDHLKLDVGGGRDWPQLTLAAWVRIDRLGAPYQSLLHTDGWSQNNPGQVHWIINRDTTMRLALIGNVLAPGSVERQGHPDSRTPVLPEQGRWVHLAAVYDSAQKTARFYLNGQFDSETRLQTAPPARLGPAQIGNWNQQDRKLSGRVDELLLLGRAMSDAEIHALHAAGNPYR; encoded by the coding sequence ATGAAAGCAGAGCTGATGGCCGCCTACCTCAGCGGCAGCATCACGCCGCCGCAGATGCAGCAGCTCAATGCCATGCTGCTGGCAGACGCGGAAGCCCGCCGCGAATTCGCCGAACTGCTCAACGTGGACTCCGCCCTCGCAGCGCTGGCTGCGGATTGGACCTCCACCCCCAAGGCGGCGCAGCCAAAGCCTGCGCGCTGGCTCACCTCTTCGCCACGCTGGATCACCGCTGCCGCTGCATGCATCGCCATGCTGCTAGGTGCTTGGTACTGGCAGCATGCCCACACCATCTATGCCACCGTTTCCAAAGCCGCAGGGGTGCAGGAACTGACCGATGGCGCAGCCCTGCGCGGCGAGACTCACGACATCCGCGCAGGCAGTGTCTCCCTCATCACCGCACGCGGCGCACGCATCGTCATCGAGGCCCCGGCGGAGTTCCGCTTTGAGTCTGCACAACGCCTGCACATGAAGCGCGGGCGGCTGGCAGCCGATGTGCCGCCCACGGCCAAGGGCTTCACCGTCATCACACCTTCCGGAGACGCGGTGGATCTCGGCACCCGCTTCGGTGTGGACGTGCCCACCAGCGGCGCGGCGGAGGTGCACGTGTTTCAAGGCGAGGTCATCGCCAAAGCCTCCGGCGCACATGACAAGCAGAGCCTGCGCGGTGGCGATGCGGTGACCTTTGCCGCAGGTGCCAGCACCGCACGCGAGCTGCGCTCCGCCGCCTTCATCCAGCCCGATGAAATGCCCGGCCTCACCGCAGGCCTGGCCGCCGGTCAGCGTGCCCAGGCCGAGGGCGCGCTCGCTGCTTTACGCAAAGATCCCGCGCTCATCGCGCTGCTCGACTTTGAATCCGCCGAAGAACTGCCCGGCGTGTATCGCAAAGTGCAGGGCCGCTGGCCGGGCTCTCACGCGCCGGAGTTTGTGAATGTGGGCGATCATTTGAAGCTCGATGTCGGCGGTGGCCGTGACTGGCCGCAGCTCACGCTCGCCGCGTGGGTGCGCATTGACCGCCTCGGCGCGCCCTACCAGTCCCTGCTGCACACGGATGGCTGGAGCCAGAACAACCCCGGCCAGGTGCACTGGATCATCAACCGGGACACCACCATGCGCCTCGCGCTCATCGGCAATGTCCTCGCCCCCGGCTCCGTCGAACGCCAGGGCCACCCCGACTCACGCACCCCCGTGCTGCCGGAGCAGGGCCGCTGGGTGCATCTGGCCGCCGTCTATGACTCCGCGCAGAAAACAGCGCGCTTTTATCTCAATGGCCAGTTCGACAGCGAGACCCGCCTGCAGACCGCGCCGCCCGCACGCCTGGGCCCCGCACAGATCGGCAACTGGAACCAGCAGGATCGCAAGCTCAGCGGCCGTGTGGACGAGCTGCTCCTGCTGGGCCGCGCCATGAGCGACGCCGAAATCCACGCCCTGCACGCCGCTGGCAATCCCTACCGCTGA
- a CDS encoding nucleoside hydrolase, whose protein sequence is MRPLVFLMLLGASALAEKPRIIFDTDITGDVDDVLALTMCHTLADRGACEFLGVTISKDNPLTASFVDAQNTFYGRPDLPIGVTRDPTAQKRESKYLKLADSPDYPHNLKKNEDAREAVDLLRELLAKQPDGSVSIISVGIASNMANLLKSKADAHSPLDGPALIRQKVKMLSIMAGAFAFCNNTNYHLEANVINGIGFMQTVANDWPDEVPVYWSGYEIGEALPFPSDSIALDFGYMPHHIVKEAYLLHSGPLHRRPCWDESSVLQAVFPERGFFGISAAGRVKVGDDGFTRVVTPGPSVKVARRDHILTLTSVQKARMLEAIVQTTVQPPKK, encoded by the coding sequence ATGAGACCACTCGTTTTTTTAATGCTTCTCGGTGCCTCGGCTTTGGCTGAAAAGCCGCGCATCATCTTTGATACGGACATCACCGGAGATGTGGACGACGTGCTGGCGCTGACCATGTGCCACACGCTGGCAGATCGTGGTGCCTGTGAGTTTCTCGGCGTGACGATCTCGAAGGACAATCCGCTCACGGCAAGTTTTGTGGATGCGCAGAACACGTTTTACGGAAGGCCGGACCTGCCGATTGGTGTCACGCGTGATCCGACGGCGCAGAAGCGTGAGAGCAAGTATCTGAAGCTGGCAGATTCGCCGGATTATCCGCACAATTTGAAGAAGAATGAAGATGCACGCGAGGCGGTAGATCTGCTGCGCGAGCTGCTGGCGAAGCAGCCGGACGGGAGTGTTTCGATCATCAGCGTGGGCATTGCCTCGAACATGGCGAACCTGCTGAAATCGAAGGCGGATGCCCATTCGCCGCTGGACGGGCCGGCTTTGATCCGGCAGAAGGTGAAGATGCTGTCGATCATGGCAGGAGCGTTCGCGTTCTGCAACAACACGAACTACCACCTGGAGGCGAACGTGATCAATGGCATCGGCTTCATGCAGACGGTGGCGAATGACTGGCCGGATGAGGTGCCGGTGTACTGGAGCGGGTATGAGATTGGTGAGGCGCTGCCGTTTCCAAGCGATTCAATTGCGTTGGATTTTGGCTACATGCCGCATCATATCGTGAAAGAGGCCTATCTGCTGCACAGCGGGCCTCTGCATCGCCGGCCGTGCTGGGACGAAAGCAGTGTGCTGCAGGCGGTGTTTCCTGAGCGTGGGTTTTTCGGCATCTCTGCTGCGGGTCGTGTGAAAGTGGGCGATGATGGTTTCACGCGAGTTGTGACGCCGGGCCCATCTGTGAAGGTGGCCCGACGTGACCATATTCTCACCCTGACCTCAGTGCAGAAGGCACGCATGCTGGAGGCCATCGTTCAAACCACTGTGCAACCACCCAAGAAATGA
- a CDS encoding nucleoside hydrolase, translated as MKKLITLFLCALCGLSQAAPVKLIFDTDMGNDVDDLMALAMIHNLQKRGACELLAVTITKDHPQAAAFVDAVNTLYGYPDIPIGVVRDGAAKEAGKFNLLADEKNADGSLRYPHDLKSGADAPEAVGLIKDILAKQPDGSVVIAQVGFFTNLSRLLDSPGGKELVAKKVKVLSIMAGAFQTVQWDTRHLEYNVKLDVPAAQKLAKEWPTQVVWSGYEIGVAAAFPHVVIEQDLEYIPHHPLKEAYYLYNPPPHDRPTWDPTSVLYAVLPERGYFDLSPPGTVIVEDDSATLFRANKKGKGNHRFLVMSPEQAARVREAIVQLSVEPPPAKK; from the coding sequence ATGAAAAAGCTCATCACCCTATTCCTCTGTGCGCTCTGCGGCCTGTCCCAGGCGGCGCCGGTCAAACTCATCTTTGACACCGACATGGGCAACGATGTCGATGACCTGATGGCGCTGGCGATGATCCACAATCTGCAAAAACGCGGTGCGTGCGAACTGCTGGCGGTGACGATCACTAAAGACCATCCGCAGGCGGCGGCGTTTGTGGATGCGGTGAACACGCTTTATGGCTATCCGGACATCCCGATCGGCGTGGTGCGTGATGGAGCGGCAAAGGAGGCTGGGAAGTTCAACCTGCTGGCGGACGAAAAGAACGCTGATGGCAGCCTGCGATATCCGCATGATCTCAAGAGTGGTGCGGATGCGCCGGAGGCGGTGGGCCTGATCAAGGACATCCTGGCCAAGCAGCCGGACGGCAGCGTGGTGATCGCGCAGGTGGGCTTCTTTACCAATCTGTCCCGCCTGCTGGATTCACCGGGCGGGAAAGAATTGGTCGCGAAAAAGGTGAAGGTGCTGAGCATCATGGCGGGCGCGTTTCAGACGGTGCAGTGGGACACGCGGCACCTGGAGTACAACGTGAAGCTGGATGTGCCTGCGGCGCAGAAACTGGCCAAGGAGTGGCCTACCCAGGTGGTGTGGAGCGGGTATGAGATCGGTGTGGCAGCGGCGTTTCCGCATGTGGTGATCGAACAGGATCTCGAATACATCCCGCACCATCCGCTGAAGGAGGCATATTATTTGTACAATCCGCCGCCGCATGACCGCCCGACTTGGGACCCGACATCGGTGCTATATGCGGTGCTGCCGGAGCGTGGCTACTTTGATCTTTCGCCGCCGGGGACAGTCATCGTGGAAGATGATTCGGCCACGCTTTTTCGCGCCAATAAAAAGGGCAAAGGCAATCACCGCTTTCTGGTGATGAGCCCGGAGCAAGCGGCGCGCGTGCGCGAGGCTATCGTGCAGCTCAGTGTGGAACCTCCACCCGCGAAGAAGTGA
- a CDS encoding polysaccharide lyase 6 family protein produces MKTTACIWAFISWLLVAPGSTFCASADEELETALNAAKWRSALRLDLQRPIDPRLARIEGGDILRCGLFGGKTHLVHDAAEVRRISGRLAPGDRLVLAAGEWKDQSFVFEGHGTMEAPLLICPEMPGGVVFSGGSSVRFHGEHLIVHDLAFHGITVTRNNTTVFAAGNGEQKPANQCIFHRIRIEDCGSADPAECSKIHVWLMALRGSDNTVANCVFENFRNIGQMLGAAELPAQGLQRLHILNNRFASRPHLDNQNGYEIIQIGWSGVRAASTGALIQGNIFEKCDGENELITLKASDIVVRGNRFLGSQGVLCLRTARRVLVQGNVFDGQGRENTGGVRLQGDDHIIIGNTFRNLGKPADYYGWPVSLMAADVETFGESDELGGYGRAKNILIVSNLFEHCDKRIAAGIYARPEYPLLPQNVQVQGNVFSGMKTGSCFDYVAPDPAGVLPNELREVENQNLP; encoded by the coding sequence ATGAAAACCACCGCATGTATCTGGGCCTTCATCTCATGGCTGCTTGTCGCGCCTGGATCCACGTTCTGTGCTTCTGCTGACGAAGAACTGGAGACGGCACTGAACGCGGCGAAATGGCGGAGCGCTTTGCGGCTGGATCTTCAGCGTCCGATAGATCCCAGGCTGGCCAGAATTGAGGGTGGGGACATCCTGCGTTGCGGGTTGTTTGGTGGGAAGACACATCTGGTTCATGACGCGGCGGAGGTGCGACGGATCTCCGGCAGGCTGGCTCCGGGAGACCGGCTCGTGCTCGCGGCGGGAGAGTGGAAAGACCAGTCGTTTGTATTTGAAGGGCACGGCACCATGGAGGCTCCTCTTTTGATCTGTCCGGAGATGCCTGGTGGGGTGGTTTTCAGCGGTGGCTCCAGTGTGCGTTTTCATGGGGAGCATCTCATCGTGCACGACCTGGCCTTTCATGGCATCACAGTCACGAGAAACAACACCACTGTTTTCGCGGCAGGGAATGGGGAGCAGAAACCGGCTAACCAGTGCATTTTTCATCGCATCCGCATCGAGGACTGCGGTTCTGCTGATCCCGCTGAGTGCTCGAAGATCCATGTCTGGCTCATGGCTTTGCGCGGCAGTGATAACACGGTGGCCAACTGCGTCTTTGAAAACTTTCGCAACATTGGCCAGATGCTTGGGGCGGCTGAGCTGCCAGCGCAGGGGCTGCAGCGGCTGCATATTCTCAACAACCGCTTTGCCAGCCGTCCGCATCTCGACAACCAAAACGGCTACGAGATCATCCAGATCGGGTGGAGCGGGGTGCGTGCGGCTTCCACGGGGGCGCTCATTCAGGGCAATATCTTTGAGAAGTGCGATGGCGAGAATGAATTGATCACCCTGAAGGCGTCCGACATCGTGGTGCGCGGGAACCGCTTCCTCGGCAGCCAGGGGGTGCTCTGCCTGCGCACTGCTCGACGTGTTCTGGTGCAGGGCAATGTCTTCGACGGACAGGGGCGGGAAAACACTGGCGGTGTGCGTTTGCAGGGCGACGACCACATCATCATTGGCAACACCTTCCGCAATCTTGGGAAGCCTGCAGACTATTATGGCTGGCCTGTCTCCCTGATGGCAGCGGATGTGGAAACTTTTGGTGAAAGCGATGAACTGGGAGGCTATGGCCGTGCGAAAAACATTCTCATCGTGAGCAATCTTTTTGAGCACTGTGACAAGCGCATAGCCGCAGGCATCTATGCCCGCCCGGAATACCCGCTGCTGCCACAGAATGTGCAGGTGCAGGGCAATGTTTTCTCCGGCATGAAGACGGGCAGCTGTTTTGATTATGTCGCCCCCGATCCTGCAGGAGTGTTGCCGAACGAATTGCGGGAAGTGGAGAATCAGAATCTGCCCTGA
- a CDS encoding PSD1 and planctomycete cytochrome C domain-containing protein, whose amino-acid sequence MKLALSFLLASSALAAAVDFVRDVRPIFQQHCYSCHGEKKQKSGLRLDIKSEAFKGGDKHAPDIISGKSKDSPLIHFITTDDEDELMPPKGKLSTNDIATLTTWINEGAPWPDGIDLAKLENRLDHWSFKPLQVSSSAQSIDQFIDAKLAEKHLHRSAPADPVSLIRRITFDLTGLPPTPEETTAFEKEFIQDRASSIQHLVDRLLQSQRYGEHWAQHWLDVVRYADTHGFEVNTERPNAWPYRDYVIRSFNKDTPYDRFIKEQIVGDAMGQDAATGFLVTASVLLPGQIGKDDASKRLARQDSIDEIVVNIGQTFLGLSIGCARCHDHKFDPITSKDYYAMQAFVAGVEYADRDLHTPEAEAARAEEKKLKARLAEIDKELARFVPLAKSGTERPMINARENADRFPPVKTKRVRFTIKATTNLEPCIDELEVFNTAGENVALATTGTQRKSSGDIGVAERHELRFLNDGRYGNSRSWLSNKIGQGWVELEFRQEQTIERVVWGRDREGKFTDRLATDYQIEACDATGTWHIVADASDRQKFDPKNQTKKTKPTLNGLTAEETKRAKPLIQEKAAAESKITQAQNAQKAFAGTFRTPDDIHLLNRGDPEQPKESVTPAVLSSLGSLKLPKESAEQQRRRALADWIASQQNPLTARVMVNRIWQGHFGTGLVQTASDFGHMGMKPTHPELLDYLAAEFIRSGWSVKHMHRLIVLSETYGQSSQIAEDNQTMRQSDTEKSSASAVSLSPHLIVSLSTSASTTDSEARYLWRFPSRRLEAESIRDSMLAVSGRLNLKMHGRGFNLFDQRGGLSGFDPIETFTPENERRMIYAHKVRREPETVFGAFDCPDAGQSTARRIESTTPIQALNLFNSRFTILQSTAFADRVKKEAGPDLAHQITHAYRLALSRAPTPEELADTLPLVRDHGLPALCRALFNSNEFLFIP is encoded by the coding sequence ATGAAGCTCGCCCTCTCATTCCTGCTCGCCTCCTCCGCTCTCGCCGCCGCCGTCGATTTCGTGCGCGACGTGCGCCCCATTTTCCAGCAGCACTGCTACAGCTGCCATGGCGAAAAAAAGCAGAAGTCCGGCCTGCGCCTCGACATCAAATCCGAAGCCTTCAAAGGCGGCGACAAGCACGCCCCCGACATCATCTCCGGCAAGTCCAAGGACAGCCCCCTCATCCACTTCATTACCACCGACGACGAAGACGAGCTCATGCCGCCGAAGGGCAAACTCTCAACCAACGACATCGCCACTCTCACCACCTGGATCAACGAAGGCGCCCCATGGCCCGACGGCATCGACCTCGCCAAACTCGAAAACCGTCTCGATCACTGGAGTTTCAAACCGCTCCAAGTTTCAAGTTCTGCACAAAGCATCGATCAATTCATCGACGCTAAGCTCGCCGAAAAGCATCTGCACCGCTCCGCGCCCGCCGATCCCGTCTCACTCATCCGCCGCATCACCTTCGATCTCACCGGCCTGCCGCCCACCCCCGAAGAAACCACCGCCTTCGAAAAAGAGTTCATCCAGGATCGAGCATCCAGCATCCAGCATCTGGTTGACCGCCTACTCCAAAGCCAACGCTACGGCGAGCATTGGGCCCAGCACTGGCTCGACGTGGTGCGCTACGCTGACACTCATGGCTTTGAGGTGAACACCGAGCGCCCCAATGCCTGGCCCTACCGTGACTACGTCATCCGCTCCTTCAACAAAGACACGCCCTACGACCGCTTCATCAAGGAGCAGATCGTGGGCGATGCCATGGGCCAGGATGCCGCCACCGGCTTCCTCGTCACCGCCTCCGTCCTGCTGCCAGGACAGATCGGCAAAGACGATGCCTCCAAGCGCCTCGCCCGCCAGGACTCCATCGACGAGATCGTGGTCAACATCGGCCAGACCTTCCTCGGCCTCAGCATCGGCTGCGCCCGCTGCCACGATCACAAATTCGATCCCATCACCTCCAAAGATTACTACGCCATGCAGGCCTTCGTGGCCGGTGTCGAATACGCCGACCGCGACCTGCACACTCCCGAGGCCGAGGCCGCGCGTGCGGAGGAAAAGAAGCTCAAGGCACGCCTCGCAGAGATCGACAAAGAACTCGCCCGCTTCGTGCCTCTCGCCAAATCCGGGACCGAGCGCCCCATGATCAACGCCCGCGAAAACGCCGACCGCTTTCCTCCGGTGAAAACAAAACGTGTGCGCTTCACCATCAAGGCCACCACCAATCTGGAGCCCTGCATTGACGAGCTGGAAGTCTTCAACACCGCCGGCGAAAACGTCGCCCTCGCCACCACCGGCACCCAGCGCAAATCCTCCGGCGACATCGGCGTGGCGGAGCGCCACGAGCTGCGCTTCCTCAACGACGGCCGCTACGGCAACTCAAGAAGCTGGCTCTCCAACAAGATCGGCCAGGGTTGGGTGGAGCTGGAGTTCCGCCAGGAGCAAACCATCGAGCGCGTCGTCTGGGGCCGCGACCGCGAAGGCAAGTTCACCGACCGCCTCGCCACCGACTACCAGATCGAAGCATGCGATGCCACCGGCACCTGGCACATCGTGGCAGACGCCAGCGACCGCCAGAAGTTTGATCCCAAAAATCAGACCAAGAAAACCAAGCCCACGCTAAACGGCCTCACCGCCGAAGAAACCAAACGCGCCAAACCGCTGATCCAGGAAAAAGCCGCCGCTGAATCCAAAATCACCCAGGCACAAAACGCGCAGAAGGCATTCGCCGGCACCTTCCGCACCCCGGACGACATCCACCTTCTCAATCGCGGCGATCCCGAGCAGCCCAAGGAATCGGTGACTCCCGCCGTGCTTAGCTCACTCGGCTCTTTGAAGCTGCCCAAAGAAAGCGCCGAGCAGCAGCGCCGCCGCGCCCTCGCCGACTGGATCGCCAGCCAGCAAAACCCGCTCACCGCCCGCGTCATGGTCAACCGCATCTGGCAGGGCCACTTCGGCACCGGCCTCGTGCAGACCGCCAGCGACTTCGGCCACATGGGCATGAAACCCACCCACCCCGAACTCCTCGACTACCTCGCCGCCGAGTTCATCCGCAGCGGCTGGAGCGTGAAGCACATGCACCGGCTGATTGTGCTGTCGGAGACCTACGGGCAGTCTTCGCAGATCGCTGAAGACAATCAGACCATGAGACAATCAGACACGGAGAAAAGCTCCGCTTCAGCAGTCTCCTTGTCTCCCCATCTGATTGTCTCCCTATCTACCTCCGCAAGCACCACCGACTCCGAAGCACGCTACCTCTGGCGCTTCCCCTCCCGCCGCCTCGAAGCCGAATCCATCCGCGACTCCATGCTCGCCGTGAGCGGTCGCCTGAACCTGAAAATGCATGGCCGTGGCTTCAATCTCTTCGACCAGCGTGGCGGCCTCAGCGGCTTTGATCCCATCGAGACCTTCACCCCCGAAAACGAGCGCCGCATGATCTACGCGCACAAAGTGCGCCGCGAGCCCGAAACCGTCTTCGGCGCCTTCGACTGTCCCGACGCCGGCCAGAGCACCGCCCGCCGCATCGAAAGCACCACGCCCATCCAGGCCCTCAACCTCTTCAACAGCCGCTTCACCATCCTGCAAAGCACCGCCTTCGCCGATCGCGTGAAAAAGGAAGCCGGCCCCGATCTCGCCCATCAAATCACCCACGCCTACCGCCTCGCCCTCAGCCGAGCCCCCACTCCCGAAGAACTCGCCGACACCCTGCCCCTCGTCCGCGACCACGGCCTCCCCGCCCTCTGCCGCGCCCTCTTCAACAGCAACGAGTTTCTCTTCATACCCTAG
- a CDS encoding DUF1501 domain-containing protein codes for MSPHVEHLSPAGHTLLDRRRFLSSSATALGSIALTNLLGLDGLLAAQSNGPIIDPARPYAPRQPHFPAKAKNVIVIFCAGAVSQLETWDYKPELIKWDDKPLPGGPAVTFQGPAGNLARPQYTFRQRGQTGKWVSDMIPHLAELTDDIAFVHSLTSKSNTHGPAENFLSTGFNLDGFPSLGAWTTYALGSENQDLPSYVAIPDPRGVPQNGANNWGPGFLPAAFQGTTMSSKAPVRHLAAPGVPPANDQAARSLLQRMNARHLAAHPGDGKLAARIASYELAARMQLSVPEISDISTEPAHILKLYGADDTQNADKAAFAKNCILARRLIEKGVRFVQLFNGAYASGGKLNWDGHNALKEQYDVHASILDQPAAALIRDLKARGLLEDTLVVWCTEFGRMPFFQKGAKGRDHNPDGFTCWMTGAGVKPGVSTGECDELGQKAVKDIHPLYDFNATILHLLGLDHERLTFEHNGVQRRLTNVEGHVIKQMLA; via the coding sequence ATGTCTCCCCATGTCGAACATCTCTCCCCCGCAGGCCACACGCTTCTGGATCGCCGCCGCTTCCTCTCCAGTAGCGCCACAGCACTAGGCTCCATCGCGCTGACCAACCTCCTCGGCCTCGATGGGCTGCTCGCTGCTCAGTCAAACGGCCCCATCATTGACCCCGCCCGCCCCTACGCTCCACGCCAGCCGCATTTCCCTGCGAAGGCCAAAAACGTCATCGTCATCTTCTGCGCAGGTGCCGTCAGTCAGTTGGAGACTTGGGACTACAAACCCGAACTCATCAAATGGGACGACAAACCCCTGCCCGGTGGCCCCGCTGTCACTTTCCAAGGGCCCGCAGGCAATCTCGCACGTCCGCAATACACCTTCCGTCAGCGCGGCCAGACCGGCAAATGGGTCAGCGACATGATCCCGCACCTCGCGGAACTCACCGACGACATCGCCTTCGTCCACTCGCTCACCAGCAAGTCCAACACCCACGGCCCCGCTGAGAACTTCCTCTCCACCGGTTTCAATCTCGACGGCTTCCCTTCCCTCGGTGCCTGGACCACTTACGCCCTCGGCAGCGAGAACCAGGATCTCCCATCCTACGTCGCCATCCCCGATCCACGCGGTGTGCCGCAAAACGGTGCCAACAACTGGGGCCCCGGCTTTCTCCCCGCAGCCTTTCAAGGCACCACGATGAGCTCCAAAGCCCCCGTGCGCCACCTCGCCGCACCGGGCGTCCCCCCAGCCAACGATCAAGCTGCACGCTCCCTGCTTCAGCGAATGAATGCCCGCCACCTCGCCGCCCATCCCGGCGATGGCAAACTGGCCGCACGCATCGCCAGCTACGAGCTCGCTGCGCGCATGCAGCTCAGCGTTCCCGAGATCAGCGACATCAGCACCGAGCCCGCGCACATCCTCAAACTCTACGGAGCCGACGACACCCAAAACGCCGACAAAGCCGCCTTTGCCAAGAATTGCATCCTCGCTCGCCGCCTCATCGAAAAAGGCGTGCGCTTTGTGCAGCTCTTCAACGGAGCCTACGCCAGCGGCGGCAAGCTCAACTGGGACGGCCACAACGCACTCAAGGAGCAGTACGATGTACACGCCTCCATCCTCGACCAGCCCGCCGCTGCGCTCATCCGCGATCTCAAAGCCCGTGGCCTGCTGGAGGACACTCTCGTCGTCTGGTGCACCGAATTCGGCCGCATGCCCTTCTTCCAAAAAGGAGCCAAAGGCCGCGACCACAACCCCGACGGCTTCACCTGCTGGATGACCGGCGCAGGCGTCAAGCCCGGCGTCAGCACTGGCGAGTGCGATGAACTCGGCCAGAAAGCCGTGAAGGACATCCACCCTCTCTACGACTTCAACGCCACTATTCTCCACCTCCTCGGCCTCGACCACGAACGCCTCACCTTCGAGCACAACGGCGTCCAGCGTCGCCTCACGAATGTGGAGGGGCATGTGATCAAGCAGATGCTGGCGTGA
- a CDS encoding ribokinase gives MATQRPRIVVVGSLNVDHTLRVPHIPAPGETLAASSMLTCFGGKGANQAVAAARAGGLVSMIGCVGQDDFGARYIEHLQRDGIDTAGVLRSPLPTGSAFIAVDDLGENSIVVNAGANHAITPEDIDRHAELIRSADALLLQLECPLAVVQRAAEIARDAGVRVILNPSPLSAEYLAARFAVDVLIVNEGEAAKITPGRNLNEAMCRHLIITRGAESTLSITEDGVTEVAPPKVTPVDTVGAGDTFAGAFAVASSEGRVDAIRFANAAGALATLKAGAQPAIPARDEIEGLVQG, from the coding sequence ATGGCTACGCAGCGTCCCAGGATTGTCGTCGTCGGCTCGCTGAATGTGGACCACACGCTGCGTGTGCCGCACATTCCCGCGCCGGGAGAAACCCTCGCAGCGAGCAGCATGCTGACATGCTTTGGCGGCAAGGGGGCGAATCAGGCGGTGGCTGCGGCGCGTGCGGGTGGCCTGGTGAGCATGATCGGCTGCGTGGGGCAGGATGATTTTGGTGCGCGCTATATCGAGCATCTGCAGCGTGATGGCATCGATACGGCGGGCGTTTTGCGTTCGCCGCTGCCCACGGGCTCGGCTTTCATTGCAGTGGATGATCTTGGGGAAAACTCCATCGTCGTGAATGCGGGGGCGAATCATGCAATCACGCCGGAGGACATTGACCGGCATGCAGAGCTGATCCGCAGTGCGGATGCGCTGCTGCTGCAACTGGAGTGTCCGCTGGCGGTGGTGCAGCGAGCGGCTGAGATCGCGAGGGATGCGGGTGTGCGGGTGATTTTGAATCCTTCGCCGCTGAGCGCGGAGTATCTGGCTGCGCGGTTTGCGGTGGATGTGCTGATAGTGAATGAAGGGGAGGCGGCGAAGATCACGCCGGGGCGAAATTTAAACGAGGCGATGTGCCGTCATCTAATCATCACGCGTGGCGCGGAGAGCACGTTGAGCATCACGGAGGACGGCGTGACGGAGGTCGCGCCGCCGAAGGTGACGCCGGTGGATACGGTGGGTGCGGGGGATACGTTTGCGGGGGCGTTTGCCGTGGCGAGCAGCGAGGGCAGAGTAGATGCGATTCGCTTTGCGAATGCGGCTGGTGCGCTGGCGACGCTGAAGGCGGGTGCGCAGCCGGCGATTCCAGCGAGGGACGAGATCGAGGGGCTTGTGCAGGGGTGA